The Desulfurella sp. genome includes the window GCCTTAAAGGATCAGCTATTATCGGATTTTTGCTATCTGGCATATTGAGGATATCTTCATAAGAAATATCAAGTGGCATTTGTGCAAGCGGGTTTAAAAGTGCATTTTTGTGGTTTTTTGATGAAACTTTTGCAAATATCTGTCTTAATTGTTCATTGCTAAAACCAAAATGAGCTTGATAGCCTTTTGCATATTCGGCAAAAAGTCCTGGGAAAGTCATACCCATTTGACCTTCTTGTGGCCAGTAAGATCCTTTTGCTAAAACTTCTGTTATACCTTTTGTATTTAGTGATGTCATTTTTTCTGCACCAATAACCAAGGCAAATCTTACTCTGCCAGATTCGATAGCGTTTATGGCTTGCAGTATTGCAGCAGAACCGCTTGCGCAAGCACTTTCAACTTTAACGCAGGTTTTAAACCTTATAGACTCGTCTATTTCTACACCAACAGGACCAAGGTGGCCCTGATTGTTAAAATCAAGGCTACCATAGTTTGCAATCCATATAGCATCTATTTCTTTTGCGTCTATTTGTGCATCTTTTATGGCGTTTTTACCTGAGCTTACTATAAGCTCATAAATGTTTTCTGGCAACTTGCCGAATTTTGTGTGAGAAGTGCCAATAATACATACACTCATGTTTCTCCTCCTTTTAACCGACTATTATTAACATGGAGCCAAAAATAATTGTTCCAATAAATAAAGCCAAAGTACAATAGCCCATTATATCTTTTGCACCAAGCCTGGCTATAGCTAGTATAGGTAATGCCCAAAATGGCTGTATCATATTTGCTACCTGTTCGCCGTAAGCTATTCCCATCGCTGTTAAGGCTTGAGAAGAGCCAAGGGTTTGTGCAGCGGGCACCATAA containing:
- a CDS encoding thiolase domain-containing protein: MSVCIIGTSHTKFGKLPENIYELIVSSGKNAIKDAQIDAKEIDAIWIANYGSLDFNNQGHLGPVGVEIDESIRFKTCVKVESACASGSAAILQAINAIESGRVRFALVIGAEKMTSLNTKGITEVLAKGSYWPQEGQMGMTFPGLFAEYAKGYQAHFGFSNEQLRQIFAKVSSKNHKNALLNPLAQMPLDISYEDILNMPDSKNPIIADPLRLFDCSLITDGAAAVVMTNIENARSIKHEIVEIAALESACDYLSLSKRPNYEFTAGKVAIKRAYEKAKITLNDIDFAEVHDCFTIAEILAYEALGITPDGEGYKALEEGIVYKDGKIPINLSGGLKAKGHPVGATGVSMAVIATRQLTGKALGFQLNNPKIGLTFNIGGSAASNFATVFKRIS